In the genome of Aspergillus luchuensis IFO 4308 DNA, chromosome 2, nearly complete sequence, one region contains:
- a CDS encoding uncharacterized protein (COG:S;~EggNog:ENOG410Q2SM) yields the protein MSSASSPAGSSSDAETMKELLDRGEVKASWRDKQFVHFLDLKEEYGREFLGLVKDHVEHSGWEWTEILNSSDERDNCAKSFVEEYGLKYWGTPANRKKYLQEESLADEKTLCTYPAQSEEIARTIAILLLRKAKHYSRLSQEKAKPILSTKTPFEMASTKKRKSTVKETDEDDTDKPAYKARARSTPSTIRPFKAIVSDSEPEIETQNNPAKKSKKQRTSLATRYRGTPEVQLKPPKGKDSISAPVQGTFVHRAAPQYTKDTKSLTTESNSNHINMPDAAPQCPQAKNTKSPTTESNNQTNMTTSEYAKDTKFLVTASNQVGMAPVWLPFTDFAAQATDFLEHMAEQCNVMEWSPSAQLKWDSMSPQVFAASVRFDWSDFEIRVRRECNEDLLIMLQELDNAWQAEADAQDEASVFKIRVMLHVGTS from the exons ATGTCTTCTGCCTCAAGCCCTGCCGGCTCCAGCAGTGATGCCGAAACAATGAAAGAACTTCTAGACCGTGGTGAGGTCAAGGCATCCTGGAGAGACAAACAATTCGTTCATTTCCTGGACCTCAAGGAAGAGTACGGCCGTGAGTTCCTTGGTCTGGTGAAGGATCATGTAGAGCACAGTGGATGGGAATGGACCGAGATCCTCAACTCTAGCGACGAACGAGACAACTGCGCTAAGAGTTTCGTTGAAGAGTATGGTCTGAAGTACTGGGGAACTCCAGCGAACAGAAAGAAGTATCTACAGGAAGAATCCCTTGCGGATGAGAAGACGCTTTGCACTTATCCTGCTCAGAGTGAGGA GATCGCTCGAACAATTGCTATTTTGCTACTCAGGAAGGCGAAGCACTATTCCAGACTAAGTcaggaaaaggcaaag CCAATACTGTCAACCAAAACACCCTTTGAAATGGCTAGTaccaaaaagagaaaatctACTGTCAAGGAGACGGACGAGGACGACACCGACAAGCCTGCATACAAGGCGCGGGCTCGTAGTACCCCAAGCACCATTCGGCCGTTCAAGGCAATCGTCTCTGACTCTGAGCCCGAGATCGAAACCCAAAACAACCCagcgaagaagtccaagaaaCAGCGCACATCTCTAGCTACCCGCTACAGGGGAACCCCAGAGGTCCAATTGAAACCCCCCAAAGGGAAAGATAGTATATCCGCTCCAGTTCAGGGAACATTCGTACACCGTGCTGCTCCTCAGTACACAAAGGACACCAAATCCCTCACCACagaaagcaacagcaaccaTATTAACATGCCTGACGCTGCTCCCCAGTGTCCCCAGGCGAAGAACACCAAATCTCCTACTACAGAAAGCAACAACCAGACCAATATGACTACGTCCGAGTATGCAAAGGACACCAAATTCCTCGTCACAGCAAGCAACCAAGTTGGAATGGCTCCCGTGTGGCTGCCATTCACTGATTTCGCTGCCCAGGCCACGGATTTCCTGGAGCACATGGCGGAACAGTGCAACGTGATGGAGTGGAGCCCCTCAGCGCAGTTGAAATGGGATTCCATGTCGCCTCAGGTTTTCGCTGCGTCGGTCAGGTTTGACTGGTCGGACTTTGAGATTCGGGTGCGTCGCGAATGTAATGAGGATCTGCTCATTATGTTGCAGGAATTGGATAACGCCTGGCAGGCTGAAGCGGATGCACAGGATGAAGCTTCGGTCTTTAAGATTAGAGTGATGCTTCATGTGGGGACTTCCTGA
- a CDS encoding uncharacterized protein (COG:U;~EggNog:ENOG410PKA7;~InterPro:IPR041212,IPR023175,IPR039431;~PFAM:PF18097,PF04652): MASSIPASLRSADIGRYALRAAQLERAKPVVAYWCNFWIVNQIIGRGLHTSDDEVKLYTTDLVDKLEQFKSENVDNDAVTDAVAANAYVEQFGLEVLGRAEATMKANKVTKQTADTFQAAATFLELCQIWTNPPEPEIAAKIKFCKYHAVRIIKAIKAGEDPNASNPAPTEEDELESELRGMEAKQDDPEVQAIVGSSAAQPGQPSVEEVPDESMQPSQSPLSLPQPPTTFADVPAAHSGVDPMSTSNEEGDAEPGAPLNLPSAPETFTSPAAPPSVPNLPDTPADIGAKPPQARADSFHSFPPPSSIPPSSPSAASHDASSFYTKPTSSVAPPPPFVQSSSATVPVVSRPTPQSFPSSTPPPPAPAASSSSGVNPQSLDDQAIALAQKHARWAVSALTFDDANTAIKELKNSLRYLGAE, translated from the exons ATGGCGAGCAGTATCCCCGCTAGTTTGAGATCCGCCGACATTGGGCGATACGCGTTGCGGGCGGCTCAGCTCGAACGCGCGAAGCCCGTTGTTGCCTACTGGT GTAATTTCTGGATCGTGAATCAGATTATCGGACGGGGATTACACACTTCCGACGACGAGGTCAAGCTATACACAACGGACCTGGTGGATAAGTTAGAGCAG TTCAAGAGTGAGAATGTCGATAATGATGCGGTAACCGATGCGGTGGCAGCCAATGCCTACGTGGAGCAGTTCGGATTGGAGGTCCTTGGCCGTGCGGAGGCGACAATGAAAGCCAATAAAGTGACCAA ACAGACGGCCGATACGTTCCAAGCTGCTGCTACGTTCCTCGAATTGTGTCAAATTTGGACCAACCCTCCGGAACCTGAGATCGCCGCGAAGATCAAGTTCTGCAAGTACCATGCGGTGAGGATCATAAAGGCTATCAAGGCGGGAGAGGATCCTAATGCGTCCAACCCGGCGCCTACTGAGGAAGATGAACTCGAAAGTGAACTTAGGGGAATGGAGGCCAAGCAGGACGATCCCGAAGTGCAGGCCATCGTGGGATCGTCAGCCGCACAACCTGGGCAGCCTTCTGTTGAAGAGGTCCCTGATGAGTCTATGCAACCTTCACAATCACCTCTCAGTCTCCCGCAACCTCCGACCACGTTTGCCGATGTTCCGGCTGCTCACTCCGGAGTGGACCCGATGTCTACTTCGAACGAGGAGGGCGATGCGGAGCCAGGAGCACCGCTGAACCTCCCCTCTGCTCCAGAGACTTTCACTTcacctgctgctcctccctCTGTACCCAACCTCCCAGATACGCCCGCGGATATTGGTGCAAAGCCTCCGCAAGCTCGTGCTGACTCGTTCCactccttccctccaccgTCATCCATCCCGCCTTCGAGCCCGTCGGCAGCTTCTCACGACGCGAGCTCGTTCTACACCAAACCGACCAGCAGCGTcgctccgcctccaccgTTTGTACAATCATCCTCTGCAACTGTGCCTGTAGTCTCTCGTCCTACTCCTCAAAGTTTCCCGTCAtccacaccacctccacctgcaCCCGCCGCTTCTAGTTCCAGTGGAGTGAACCCTCAGTCACTTGATGACCAAGCCATAGCTCTTGCTCAGAAGCATGCCCGCTGGGCCGTGTCAGCCTTGACATTCGACGATGCTAACACAGCGATCAAAGAGCTAAAGAACTCACTCCGCTATCTCGGCGCGGAATGA
- the RIM13 gene encoding calpain-like protease PalBory (COG:O,T;~EggNog:ENOG410PMBU;~InterPro:IPR022682,IPR022683,IPR007330,IPR036213, IPR036181,IPR038765,IPR001300;~MEROPS:MER0005406;~PFAM:PF00648,PF01067;~go_function: GO:0004198 - calcium-dependent cysteine-type endopeptidase activity [Evidence IEA];~go_process: GO:0006508 - proteolysis [Evidence IEA]), giving the protein MSRPNAASTKFLVNQALKAERDASSAITQGQALESAIDAAENYMKALSLTTESKDRQALDAKCKEWLTRAEKIKQNKDWQAVVQIQEKSGLTARFPKSTRKLTTREEIILLESAKLNGFIFPPWKNAPGPEDFEKGVEGLFTDKPDLHLSKQQRRILAGWERPSELLSKHANGIHGLKSRMPVMSVSGTTDLVQDMLTDCSVVASLCAATSRSERGLDKHHLPIVFPCEYGQVNPIISPSGKYIFRFYFNGCFRKVVIDDRLPASKTTRSLHVVDRNNPNFLWPAFVEKAYLKLRGGYDFPGSNSGTDLWVLTGWIPEQVFLHQDDVTAEQLWRRLFKRFRHGDVLLTIGTGKLTEREQKELGLASEHDYAILDMREQRDRRQMLVKNPWAGDDATTGDIADSFGLGHTSHTPASSLPRTYWMDCESVLQNFENLYLNWNPGIFRYREDIHFTWDLSTARGVAGCFAKNPQFAVTSEIGGNVWLLLGKHFRSIHHDEQNQVPQDDLEPGFISIYVFNANGKRVALSEGALHRGPYVDSPNTLMRLEMPPGTTYTVAVSEQSLPAVSQNFTLSALSDNPLLLAPAQNRYACLTKTQGMWMPSTAGGNAESARYPLNPQFQLEVHDDTDISILLEPSEPELATHVKLFWSNGQRVTRVRNRDIITDSGDYRRGGSLAEKKRLGAGVYTLVCSTFAPDQLGRFTLWISSALPCDVKPLAPEAAGRRAVISDIGVLTPGKDRMLASLETNRLTRIKLIGRSRMSTIGNRAVGPSPMLMTVELGQGPYKEILATSEDGNHSDAISGVRIEDFDLHPGLADQGGAWIVIERIGGPGGQVEDHFEVEALAEERVDIGEWIVEDA; this is encoded by the exons ATGTCTAGACCGAACGCTGCATCTACAAAGTTCTTAGTCAACCAGGCCTTG AAAGCTGAGCGAGATGCATCTAGTGCTATTACTCAAGGCCAGGCCCTTGAGTCTGCTATCGACGCCGCCGAAAATTACATGAAGGCGTTGAGTCTGACAACCGAATCAAAGGATAGACAGGCTCTGGATGCGAAATGTAAGGAATGGCTCACACGGGCAGAAAAGATCAAACAGAACAAGGACTGGCAGGCCGTTGTCCAAATTCAAGAGAAAAGCGGTCTCACGGCGCGATTTCCCAAATCCACACGTAAACTTACCACACGTGAGGAGATTATTCTGCTTGAGAGCGCCAAGCTAAATGGCTTTATCTTTCCTCCATGGAAAAATGCCCCGGGCCCCGAAGACTTTGAGAAGGGAGTTGAAGGGCTTTTTAC TGACAAGCCAGACCTTCACCTGTCCAAACAGCAAAGGCGCATTCTGGCAGGCTGGGAGCGTCCCTCTGAGCTGTTGTCTAAGCATGCAAACGGCATACATGGCCTGAAATCAAGAATGCCTGTGATGTCGGTTTCAGGCACTACAGATCTCGTCCAAGATATGTTGACCGACTGCTCCGTCGTTGCCAGTCTCTGTGCTGCTACATCAAGGTCGGAGCGTGGTCTAGATAAG CACCATCTTCCCATCGTTTTCCCCTGCGAATACGGGCAGGTAAATCCAATAATTTCCCCTTCAGGAAAATACATATTCCGCTTTTATTTCAATGGATGTTTCAGAAAAGTTGTCATTGATGATCGCTTGCCAGCGTCAAAAACAACAAGATCACTTCATGTTGTTGATCGAAATAATCCTAACTTTCTGTGGCCGGCCTTTGTAGAAAAGGCGTATCTGAAGCTTCGAGGGGGCTATGACTTTCCTGGGAGCAATTCTGGTACCGATTTGTGGGTCTTGACAGGCTGGATTCCCGAGCAGGTCTTCCTCCATCAAGATGATGTAACTGCAGAGCAACTCTGGAGGCGGCTATTCAAGCGCTTCCGGCATGGCGATGTCCTTCTGACGATAGGTACGGGCAAATTAACCGAGAGAGAGCAGAAAGAACTGGGCTTAGCGAGCGAACATGACTACGCTATCTTGGATATGAGAGAGCAGAGAGATCGTCGCCAAATGCTTGTAAAGAACCCATGGGCAGGTGACGATGCCACCACCGGAGATATCGCAGACAGTTTCGGACTTGGACATACATCTCACACCCCTGCGTCCTCCTTACCTAGGACCTACTGGATGGATTGTGAGAGTGTCCTACAAAACTTTGAGAATCTGTATTTGAACTGGAATCCGGGAATCTTTCGCTATCGGGAAGATATTCACTTCACATGGGACCTTTCAACTGCCAGAGGGGTGGCTGGCTGCTTCGCGAAAAACCCCCAGTTTGCTGTTACCTCTGAGATTGGCGGTAATGTCTGGCTACTGCTTGGGAAGCACTTCAGGTCGATTCATCATGATGAGCAAAATCAAGTGCCACAAGACGATCTGGAACCAGGATTCATTAGCATCTACGTGTTCAACGCAAATGGAAAACGAGTGGCATTAAGTGAAGGTGCCCTTCACCGCGGACCATACGTTGACTCGCCAAATACTCTCATGAGACTGGAAATGCCTCCAGGCACGACCTACACTGTCGCGGTTTCTGAGCAGTCATTACCCGCTGTCAGCCAGAACTTCACATTGTCGGCTCTGTCCGACAATCCCTTGCTCTTGGCGCCTGCCCAGAACCGATACGCTTGCCTGACAAAAACTCAGGGAATGTGGATGCCTTCCACGGCAGGAGGAAACGCCGAATCTGCCCGCTACCCGCTTAATCCTCAGTTCCAACTCGAAGTTCATGACGATACAGATATATCAATTCTGCTGGAACCATCGGAGCCGGAGCTCGCTACGCATGTTAAGTTGTTCTGGTCCAATGGACAGCGTGTGACTAGGGTTCGGAACCGCGATATCATAACCGATAGCGGTGATTACCGGCGTGGCGGGTCTCTtgcggaaaagaagagactcGGCGCAGGAGTCTACACGCTCGTCTGCTCAACCTTCGCCCCGGACCAACTTGGGCGGTTCACACTCTGGATTTCGTCGGCATTACCGTGCGACGTGAAGCCGCTTGCACCAGAGGCAGCAGGGCGACGAGCAGTCATATCTGATATCGGGGTCTTGACTCCTGGGAAAGATCGGATGCTGGCATCCTTGGAGACCAATCGTTTGACCCGCATCAAGCTGATAGGACGGAGCAGAATGTCTACGATCGGAAATCGCGCCGTTGGCCCGTCTCCAATGTTGATGACAGTAGAGCTTGGTCAAGGGCCGTACAAAGAGATACTGGCTACTTCTGAAGATGGAAACCATAGTGACGCGATATCTGGAGTACGAATCGAGGACTTCGATCTGCATCCGGGTCTCGCAGATCAGGGTGGAGCCTGGATAGTCATTGAGAGAATTGGAGGACCTGGGGGACAAGTTGAGGACCACTTTGAAGTCGAAGCTTTGGCCGAGGAGCGGGTGGATATCGGCGAATGGATCGTTGAGGATgcatga
- the ANT1 gene encoding putative peroxisomal carrier protein (COG:C;~EggNog:ENOG410PKE3;~InterPro:IPR018108,IPR023395,IPR002067;~PFAM:PF00153;~TransMembrane:5 (o12-32i77-99o119-142i214-234o283-307i);~go_process: GO:0055085 - transmembrane transport [Evidence IEA]) encodes MAGQSKPALSPWGSAVAGATGAVLANALVYPLDLVKTKLQVQVKTSDSKDENAETVHYKSTLDAITKIVEKEGIEGLYSGIAGSLIGVASTNFAYFYWYTVVRAFYMASNKVPKPPGTAIELSLGAVAGAVAQIFTIPVAVITTRQQTQDKSERKGLIETGKEIVDSEDGWTGLWRGLKASLILVVNPAITYGAYQRLKDIIFPGKNNLKPWEAFLLGALSKALATIATQPLIVAKVGLQSRPPPGREGKPFKTFGEVMRYIVQNEGLLSLFKGIGPQIMKGLLVQGFLMMTKERVELIFVLLFAYLRKIREQKLKKLADSAASTAKTSLPATLK; translated from the exons ATGGCCGGCCAGTCGAAGCCCGCACTTTCCCCTTGGGGAAGTGCCGTCGCGGGTGCTACAGGTGCAGTTCTAGCAAACGCTTTGGTCTACCCTCTTGATCT TGTCAAGACGAAACTCCAAGTACAAGTCAAGACAAGCGACTCGAAAGACGAGAATGCCGAAACAGTTCACTATAAATCGACATTAGATGCGATCACCAAGATTgtcgagaaggaaggaatcgAAGGCCTATACTCCGGAATTGCCGGCTCTCTCATCGGTGTGGCGTCCACCAACTTCGCCTACTTCTACTGGTACACCGTTGTGAGGGCATTCTACATGGCATCCAACAAGGTTCCTAAACCTCCTGGAACTGCCATTGAGCTTTCCCTCGGTGCCGTGGCGGGCGCGGTCGCCCAGATCTTCACTATTCCCGTTGCCGTAATCACCACACGGCAACAGACACAAGACAAGAGCGAGAGGAAGGGTTTGATTGAAACTGGAAAGGAGATTGTCGATAGTGAAGATGGTTGGACCGGTCTATGGAGAGGACTCAAAGCTAGTTTGATCCTGGTGGTCAACCCGGCAATCACATACGGCGCCTATCAGCGCCTCAAAGATATCATCTTCCCAGGGAAGAACAATCTAAAGCCTTGGGAAGCTTTCC TCCTCGGCGCTCTCTCCAAGGCGCTAGCTACTATTGCGACGCAACCATTGATTGTGGCCAAGGTCGGCCTTCAGTCTCGCCCACCTCCGGGTCGCGAAGGAAAGCCTTTCAAAACATTCGGCGAGGTCATGCGATATATTGTGCAGAATGAGGGTCTCCTGTCCCTCTTCAAGGGAATTGGACCCCAGATCATGAAGGGACTCCTTGTACAAGGctttttgatgatgactAAGGAGAG GGTTGAACTTATTTTCGTTCTTCTTTTCGCATACCTGAGGAAGATCAGAGAGCAAAAGCTCAAGAAGCTGGCGGACTCCGCTGCATCGACAGCAAAGACCAGTCTTCCCGCGACCCTCAAATAG
- the LCL3 gene encoding thermonuclease family protein (BUSCO:EOG092644K0;~COG:L;~EggNog:ENOG410PI41;~InterPro:IPR016071,IPR035437;~PFAM:PF00565;~TransMembrane:1 (o39-58i)): protein MRWPPWTSNAQATNNDHPTTTDNKNDPKNLLDWSAYTELRTLIPTLVLTTGILGAVTLHRTYLRRFPTAVNITPAYYRRRSILGKVTSVGDGDNFRIYHTPGGRLAGWGWVPWKKVPTTRKELRDQTIHVRLAGVDAPEQAHFGRPAQPFGKEAHEWLTGYLTGRRVRIYVHRQDQYQRVVATVFVRRALDFPIPFRRRDVGYEMLRKGLATVYEAKVGAEFGGEVMEKKYRSAEWWAKARGLGLWKGFKKDRDAWESPREFKTRTGMEDGGQGKK from the exons ATGCGATGGCCGCCATGGACTTCCAACGCGCAAGCTACCAACAATGaccaccccaccaccacagacaACAAAAACGACCCCAAGAACCTCCTCGACTGGAGCGCGTACACCGAACTCCGCACCCTCATCCCAACACTAGTCCTCACAACCGGCATCCTCGGCGCTGTCACCCTGCACCGGACCTACCTCCGCCGATTCCCCACAGCCGTCAACATCACGCCCGCATATTACCGTCGGCGGAGTATCCTGGGGAAAGTAACCAGCGTAGGCGATGGCGACAACTTCCGCATCTATCACACACCCGGTGGTAGACTCGCaggttggggttgggtaCCCTGGAAGAAGGTTCCCACGACGCGGAAGGAATTGAGGGATCAGACT ATCCACGTCCGCCTAGCCGGCGTCGACGCCCCCGAACAAGCGCATTTCGGACGCCCCGCGCAACCCTTCGGTAAAGAAGCCCACGAGTGGTTAACGGGGTATCTTACAGGCCGGCGTGTGCGGATTTATGTGCACCGACAGGACCAGTATCAGCGGGTGGTGGCGACGGTGTTTGTGCGACGGGCGCTGGATTTCCCGATTCCGTTTCGGAGGCGCGATGTCGGGTATGAGATGTTGAGGAAGGGGTTGGCGACGGTGTATGAGGCGAAGGTTGGGGCGGAGTTCGGGGGTgaggtgatggagaagaagtatcGGAGTGCGGAGTGGTGGGCGAAGGCGAGGGGGTTGGGGCTGTGGAAGGGGTTCAAGAAGGATAGGGATGCGTGGGAGAGTCCGAGGGAGTTTAAGACTaggacggggatggaggatggggggcaggggaagaagtag
- a CDS encoding adenylate kinase ADK2 (COG:F;~EggNog:ENOG410PM98;~InterPro:IPR000850,IPR006259,IPR027417,IPR028586, IPR033690,IPR007862;~PFAM:PF05191,PF00406,PF13207;~go_component: GO:0005739 - mitochondrion [Evidence IEA];~go_function: GO:0004017 - adenylate kinase activity [Evidence IEA];~go_function: GO:0005524 - ATP binding [Evidence IEA];~go_function: GO:0016776 - phosphotransferase activity, phosphate group as acceptor [Evidence IEA];~go_function: GO:0019205 - nucleobase-containing compound kinase activity [Evidence IEA];~go_process: GO:0006139 - nucleobase-containing compound metabolic process [Evidence IEA]), translating to MTATIRQLRKAARIILVGAPGVGKGTQTERLLARYPELASISSGDLLRENVRRKTPLGLQAEATMQSGNLVPDSMILDLISSEFKSRGWLSSAPSSSIIPSASFILDGFPRTATQASSLETIIPVNFVVHLVTPPSVILSRIASRWVHEPSGRVYNTDFNAPKVPGKDDVTGEPLTQREDDSIDTWKQRLHKFEETSKALLEHYQRKGCLWRVEGDTSDEISPKLFAEIERQFC from the exons ATGACCGCTACAATCCGGCAGCTCAGAAAAGCAGCCCGAATCATTCTCGTCGGTGCTCCTGGTGTCGGCAAAGGTACGCAAACTGAGCGGCTCCTCGCCAGATATCCAGAGCTCGCCTCCATTAGCTCTGGCGACCTTCTGCGCGAGAATGTCCGCAGGAAGACCCCTCTAG GCCTTCAAGCAGAAGCCACAATGCAGTCCGGCAACCTTGTCCCCGACTCCATGATTCTCGACCTCATATCCTCTGAATTCAAATCACGCGGCTGGCTCTCGTCAGCGCCAAGTTCATCAATAATTCCCTCTGCATCTTTTATTCTTGACGGCTTTCCGCGCACTGCGACTCAGGCTTCGAGCCTAGAAACCATCATTCCCGTGAACTTCGTCGTCCACCTCGTCACACCTCCTTCCGTCATTCTCTCTCGGATCGCGTCGCGCTGGGTACACGAGCCATCCGGGAGGGTTTACAATACCGATTTCAATGCGCCTAAAGTTCCCGGCAAGGATGATGTCACAGGGGAGCCTCTGACtcagagagaagatgactcGATCGATACGTGGAAGCAGCGATTGCACAAGTTTGAAGAAACAAGCAAGGCATTGCTAGAACACTACCAGCGTAAGGGCTGTCTATGGCGTGTCGAGGGCGACACAAGCGATGAAATCAGTCCGAAGCTTTTTGCAGAGATTGAGCGGCAGTTTTGCTAG
- a CDS encoding DNA primase subunit PRI2 (BUSCO:EOG092626HU;~COG:L;~EggNog:ENOG410PIE0;~InterPro:IPR007238,IPR016558;~PFAM:PF04104;~go_process: GO:0006269 - DNA replication, synthesis of RNA primer [Evidence IEA]) → MGHPVVGVAELQQIKQRPDTSIASKSLLESKMIRQDFRRIDPKRRATLDHKKKQFATPVFKQQDYPHRLNFYEIPPTDEITLEQFEQWAIDRLKVLAEIEACSYRNKSPAETEAHITPHLQKYLPLSSNTSSSNGAADQRLKNERQKDHYSHFILRLAFSATEELRRRFVRAETMLFRFRFQRDDTRERRAFIESLNLDWEPVDDEEKQRLAEQLLAASPGLRRIDDETWYKVDWEKVPELVEKWAVFLSKGKAYVPGREQLSMIIAEFTARLERALELTSRALPRLDEDDRLTPILNHLSKNFGSAESVYTENEGFVDGAPITANNIDRLSQHFPLCMRSLHMNLRKNNHLKHYGRLQYTLFLKGIGLSLEECIVFWRQGFKGLTDDEFNSRYKYNIRHAYGDVGGDQNRRGRGYPPYSCQKILGDSNPGVGQTHGCPYRHFSVDNLIGLLQSTGVNDRDVLRGVREDVEKMRFHIACNRVFEHTHKADIKRVKEDGTWNQTDLDTIVHPNTYFKRSYLLKQMGKAPKDA, encoded by the exons ATGGGCCATCCAGTAGTAGGTGTTGCTGAACTGCAGCAGATCAAGCAACGACCAGACACCTCAATAGCGTCCAAATCGCTGTTGGAAAGCAAGATGATCCGGCAAGATTTTCGCCGAATTGACCCAAAGAGAAGGGCAACCCTCGACCACAAAAAGAAACAATTCGCAACTCCGGTCTTCAAGCAACAGGACTATCCGCATCGCTTAAACTTCTATGAAATCCCCCCGACCGACGAGATCACCCTCGAACAATTCGAGCAATGGGCCATTGATCGATTGAAAG TCTTGGCTGAAATCGAAGCTTGTTCTTATCGAAACAAGTCGCCGGCAGAGACCGAAGCGCATATCACACCTCACCTCCAAAAATACCTCCCTCTATCCTCCaacacatcctcctccaacggTGCGGCAGATCAGCGACTGAAAAATGAACGCCAGAAAGATCACTACTCCCACTTCATCTTACGCCTCGCCTTTTCGGCCACAGAGGAACTCCGTCGGCGTTTCGTGAGAGCCGAAACTATGCTTTTCAGATTCCGTTTCCAACGCGACGACACCAGAGAACGACGCGCTTTCATCGAGAGTCTTAATCTCGATTGGGAGcctgtggatgatgaggagaaacAGAGGCTGGCAGAACAATTGCTCGCCGCCTCCCCGGGTCTACGTCGCATTGACGATGAGACCTGGTACAAGGTTGACTGGGAAAAAGTCCCGGAGTTGGTAGAGAAATGGGCTGTTTTCCTATCCAAGGGGAAAGCGTATGTGCCTGGTAGGGAGCAACTCAGCATGATCATAGCAGAGTTTACGGCTCGATTGGAGCGTGCTCTTGAG CTTACAAGCCGGGCGTTGCCGcgcttggatgaagatgatcgcCTCACCCCGATTCTCAATCACCTCTCGAAGAACTTTGGAAGCGCTGAGTCGGTGTACACGGAGAACGAAGGATTTGTTGATGGCGCCCCGATTACTGCGAACAACATCGATCGACTATCTCAGCATTTTCCACTATGCATGCGCAGTCTTCATATGAACCTACGCAAGAACAACCACTTGAAGCATTACGGACGACTGCAATATACACTCTTCCTCAAGGGAATTGGATTGTCGCTGGAAGAGTGTATTGTTTTTTGGCGTCAAGGCTTCAAAGGGCTCACCGACGACGAATTCAACTCACGGTACAAGTACAATATCCGCCACGCTTACggcgatgttggtggtgatcagAACCGCAGAGGCCGGGGATACCCTCCGTACTCCTGCCAAAAGATCCTGGGTGATTCAAACCCGGGAGTTGGACAGACCCATGGCTGCCCGTACCGCCACTTCTCTGTCGACAACTTGATCGGTCTTCTTCAGTCTACAGGAGTCAATGACAGGGACGTCCTACGTGGTGTGCGAGAGGATGTCGAGAAAATGCGGTTCCATATCGCTTGCAACAGGGTCTTCGAACATACCCACAAAGCAGATATTAAGAGAGTCAAGGAAGACGGTACATGGAACCAAACTGACCTCGACACCATCGTGCACCCCAATACCTACTTCAAGCGCAGCTATCTCTTGAAGCAAATGGGAAAGGCACCCAAGGATGCCTAA